A section of the Rattus norvegicus strain BN/NHsdMcwi chromosome 15, GRCr8, whole genome shotgun sequence genome encodes:
- the RGD1563302 gene encoding uncharacterized protein LOC361049 isoform X1, translating to MRRKRPRALGSLRNPVPQQGSTLYTLPASVPLIPSQPANLHLAVHVNPLSVFYPTTFPALRNTSNFPTLMMAMPSSSSLAKAPPNYPVLSASPSYLSTLMTTSPERVPKDSGLLLVSYLKGRGLQPVRVPGKSEPETKTGSHKVKGSQDLFKLCAFIQNSWPRPEPTVTNQDLTRTKRNLKC from the exons ATGAGAAGGAAGCGTCCAAGGGCTTTGGGAAGTCTTCGCAACCCTGTTCCCCAACAGGGTTCCACACTGTATACTTTGCCTGCCAGTGTTCCTCTCATCCCTTCTCAGCCGGCCAACCTTCATCTTGCTGTTCATGTCAaccctctttctgtcttctaCCCTACCACATTCCCTGCTCTGAGGAACACTTCCAACTTCCCCACCTTAATGATGGCTATGCCCAGCTCCTCCTCTCTTGCCAAAGCTCCCCCCAACTAccctgttctctctgcttccccttcCTATTTGTCTACCCTCATGACTACCTCTCCTGAAAGAGTGCCAAAGGATAGTGGCCTCCTTTTGGTTTCCTATCTGAAAGGTAGAGGCCTTCAGCCAGTCAGG GTACCAGGGAAATCAGAGCCAGAAACAAAGACTGGGAGTCATAAAGTTAAAGGGAGCCAAGACCTGTTTAAGCTTTGTGCCTTTATTCA AAATTCCTGGCCTAGACCTGAACCAACAGTAACCAACCAGGACCTCACTAGGACAAAG AGGAACCTGAAATGCTAA
- the RGD1563302 gene encoding uncharacterized protein LOC361049, with amino-acid sequence MRRKRPRALGSLRNPVPQQGSTLYTLPASVPLIPSQPANLHLAVHVNPLSVFYPTTFPALRNTSNFPTLMMAMPSSSSLAKAPPNYPVLSASPSYLSTLMTTSPERVPKDSGLLLVSYLKGRGLQPVRVPGKSEPETKTGSHKVKGSQDLFKLCAFIQGT; translated from the exons ATGAGAAGGAAGCGTCCAAGGGCTTTGGGAAGTCTTCGCAACCCTGTTCCCCAACAGGGTTCCACACTGTATACTTTGCCTGCCAGTGTTCCTCTCATCCCTTCTCAGCCGGCCAACCTTCATCTTGCTGTTCATGTCAaccctctttctgtcttctaCCCTACCACATTCCCTGCTCTGAGGAACACTTCCAACTTCCCCACCTTAATGATGGCTATGCCCAGCTCCTCCTCTCTTGCCAAAGCTCCCCCCAACTAccctgttctctctgcttccccttcCTATTTGTCTACCCTCATGACTACCTCTCCTGAAAGAGTGCCAAAGGATAGTGGCCTCCTTTTGGTTTCCTATCTGAAAGGTAGAGGCCTTCAGCCAGTCAGG GTACCAGGGAAATCAGAGCCAGAAACAAAGACTGGGAGTCATAAAGTTAAAGGGAGCCAAGACCTGTTTAAGCTTTGTGCCTTTATTCA AGGAACCTGA